The following proteins come from a genomic window of Sardina pilchardus chromosome 1, fSarPil1.1, whole genome shotgun sequence:
- the crtac1a gene encoding cartilage acidic protein 1a, giving the protein MQTLWLCLMFCLSYGLSQAKMFSVVTDTVLPPDSFHNPTQLNYGMAVTDVDGDGDLEIVVAGYNGPNLVLKYDSSQRKLVNIAVDDSSSPYYALRDTRGNAIGVTACDVDGDGREEIYFLNTNNAYSGRATYSDKLFKFRNGRFEDLLGDDLNQRRGVANKMAGRSVACVDRKGTGRYSVYVANYASGNVGPHALIEMDEASSDLSKGMIALVDVAAQAGVNKYTGGRGVVVGPIISETRSDVFCDNEHGPNFLFRNNGDGTFTDMAKPAGVEDSQQHGRGVALADFNGDGKTDIVYGNWNGPHRLYLQGSNQKFKNIATQAFATPSPIRTVIAADFDNDKELEVFFNNIAYRGHSPNRIFRVSRRANSDPKIEELNVGDAAEPQGRGTGATVTDFDGDGMLDLLVAHGESATQPISVFKVSQGSSNNWLRVVPRTQHGAFARGAKVVAYTRQSGSHTRIIDGGSGYLCEMEPVAHFGLGSDVVVSVEVHWPDGKSMARALQEGEMNSALEISYPKEGEQDVLTSDSQCGSGFTLNQNGRCTGTN; this is encoded by the exons ATGCAGACTCTCTGGTTGTGCCTTATGTTCTGCCTGAGTTATGGGCTGTCCCAGGCAAAGATGTTCTCTGTAGTCACTGATACAGTCTTGCCTCCTGATTCCTTTCATAACCCAACCCAGCTAAATTATGGGATGGCCGTAACCGATGTGGATGGTGATGGAGACCTGGAGATTGTGGTTGCAGG ATACAATGGCCCCAATCTTGTGCTGAAGTACGACAGCAGCCAGAGGAAACTCGTGAACATCGCCGTCGACGACAGCAGCTCTCCCTACTACGCCCTGCGGGACACTCGAGGTAACGCCATAGGTGTGACGGCATGCGACGTGGACGGAGATGGACGGGAGGAGATCTACTTTCTCAACACCAACAACGCTTACTCAG GTCGGGCGACCTACTCTGACAAGCTGTTCAAGTTCCGCAACGGCCGCTTCGAGGACCTTTTGGGGGACGACCTCAACCAACGCCGAGGTGTGGCCAACAAAATGGCAGGCAGGTCTGTGGCCTGTGTGGACAGGAAG GGTACAGGGCGCTACTCCGTGTATGTGGCTAACTATGCCAGCGGTAACGTTGGCCCGCATGCTCTGATTGAGATGGATGAAGCTTCAAGTGACCTCAGCAAAGGCATGATTGCCCTGGTGGATGTTGCCGCTCAGGCTGGGGTCAACAAATACACAG GTGggcgtggtgttgtggttgggccAATCATAAGTGAGACCAGATCCGATGTCTTCTGCGACAACGAGCATGGCCCCAACTTCTTGTTCCGGAACAATGGGGATGGAACGTTTACTGACATGGCCAAACCAGCTG GTGTGGAGGACAGCCAGCAGCATGGCAGAGGGGTGGCCCTGGCCGACTTCAACGGAGACGGCAAGACTGACATCGTCTACGGCAACTGGAACGGTCCTCATAGGCTCTATCTGCAGGGAAGCAACCAGAAGTTTAAG AATATTGCCACACAGGCCTTTGCCACACCCTCTCCCATCCGCACCGTCATCGCTGCTGATTTTGACAACGACAAGGAGCTGGAGGTCTTTTTCAACAACATCGCCTACAGAGGGCACTCCCCCAACAGAATCTTCAG AGTAAGCAGGAGAGCAAACTCCGACCCCAAGATTGAGGAGCTGAACGTAGGTGATGCCGCTGAACCCCAGGGCCGTGGCACAG gtgccACAGTAACTGACTTTGATGGTGATGGGATGCTTGACCTGCTGGTAGCTCATGGGGAGAGTGCAACACAGCCCATTTCTGTCTTCAAAGTTAGCCAG GGCTCGTCCAACAACTGGCTGCGGGTCGTCCCCCGCACGCAGCACGGAGCCTTCGCCCGCGGGGCCAAGGTGGTGGCCTACACCCGCCAGAGCGGATCCCACACGCGCATCATCGACGGCGGCTCCGGCTACCTGTGCGAGATGGAGCCCGTGGCTCACTTTGGCCTGG GCAGCGATGTGGTCGTCAGCGTTGAAGTTCATTGGCCAGACGGCAAGTCCATGGCCAGGGCCCTACAGGAAGGGGAGATGAACTCCGCCCTGGAGATCTCCTATCCCAAAGAGGGGGAACAGGATGTGCTGACCTCAGATTCTCAG
- the r3hcc1l gene encoding coiled-coil domain-containing protein R3HCC1L, whose product MADHQQEPQGDCKPSDAPRTKKPDQAIYVPKRQQKEGDGQIGDNQAPKNQPKNKAVDKKGRPRPRYTDKAWKNNNKNKKDKGGGKPKTDESSVSGGDSAASVQNGDCNDCEKEQVNVEKDGAEVQQQQQQQQTTEEQSNSEVATSEVSVGAGDRLTTSDPKASGEEEKEEEDEEEQESWDTLFDDEGECLDPHLVGELADKLGRKKESIQEARFNYYEWTPESEEIELREDELSHIVEIYDFPTDFKTEDLILAFHSFQQKGFDIQWVDDTHALGLFSSPIAARDALTTRNPLLKVRPLSKASAATKAKARSCSDYLLPAKERPATSAALARRLVIGALGVRSPQSREDREAEKKKLKDAKDQKRLAAQQREDAWEGK is encoded by the exons ATGGCTGATCACCAGCAAGAACCGCAAGGAGACTGTAAACCTTCAGACGCACCACGCACTAAAAAGCCTGACCAGGCTATTTATGTCCCCAAAAGGCAGCAGAAAGAGGGCGATGGGCAAATAGGGGACAACCAAGCACCCAAAAACCAACCGAAGAACAAGGCTGTGGACAAGAAGGGCAGACCCAGGCCACGGTACACCGACAAGGCCtggaagaacaacaacaagaacaagaaaGACAAGGGGGGCGGCAAACCAAAGACAGACGAGTCCTCCGTAAGTGGTGGAGACTCGGCCGCGAGTGTCCAGAATGGAGACTGTAACGACTGCGAGAAAGAACAGGTGAACGTGGAAAAAGACGGGGCTGaagtacaacaacaacaacaacagcagcagacgACAGAGGAACAGAGCAACTCAGAAGTAGCTACTAGTGAGGTGTCCGTAGGTGCTGGGGACAGGTtgacgacctctgaccccaagGCCtccggagaggaggagaaggaggaggaggacgaggaggagcaggagagctgGGACACTCTGTTCGATGATGAAGGGGAATGTCTGGATCCCCATTTAGTAGGAGAG CTTGCTGATAAGTTAGGACGTAAGAAAGAGTCCATTCAAGAGGCGCGATTCAACTACTACGAGTGGACACCAGAGAGTGAAGAGATTGAGCTCAGGGAGGACGAGCTGTCTCACATCGTAGAGATCTACGACTTCCCGACCGACTTCAAAACCGAGGATCTGATCCTGGCATTCCACTCCTTCCA ACAGAAGGGCTTTGACATCCAGTGGGTGgacgacacacatgcactgggCCTCTTCTCCAGTCCTATAGCAG CGCGGGATGCCCTTACGACACGGAACCCTCTGCTGAAGGTCAGGCCCCTCTCCAAAGCCTCGGCGGCCACCAAAGCCAAAGCCCGCAGCTGCTCAG ACTACCTCCTCCCGGCTAAGGAGCGCCCGGCGACAAGCGCGGCCTTGGCGCGGCGGCTGGTGATCGGAGCGCTGGGCGTGCGAAGCCCCCAGAGCCGAGAGGATCGCGAGGCCGAGAAAAAGAAGCTGAAGGACGCTAAAG ATCAAAAGCGTCTTGCCGCACAGCAGAGGGAGGACGCCTGGGAAGGGAAGTGA